GGATTATTTGATTTTCAGAAAACAAGTTCCCGAAAGGGAGGCAAGGTTTGCCTCAGCTTTTTCCGGAGGTATCTTTCAAAAGGCTGTTGAATTTATAGCCGATGACAAGCTTAAAGCGGATAGAAATGATGTAATCAAACTTTCACTAAATATTTATAAAAAGGACAAGATAGATGTCCTTTCGTATGTTGATTACTTTACTGAGAACAAGGATAATATTATGAGTATACTCGATATAATGGTATCCTTATTCAGGGATATTTTGATTTATAAGGAAAGCGGCAGCAAAAGATATATTATTAATTTGGATAAAAGCGAGCTTATAGAATCGGAATGTAAAAGATATACGTATGGGGTCCTGAATAAAATTATAACTTACATTAAAGAGGCATATAGAAATATAAGTTTAAATGTCAATTATCAGCTTTCCATTGAAAATATGCTTCTTAAAATACAGGAGGGATAGGATTGATAACGGTTGTAGGTGTAAGATTTAAAAAAGCTGGGAAAATATATTATTTTGACCCTGCTAATATAGCTGTAAAGGTCGGAGATCCTGTAATAGTCGAAACTGCAAGAGGTATAGAATACGGCGAGGCTGTTTTAGGTCCAAAGCAGATAGGTGAGGATGAAATAATTGCACCGCTCAAGAAAGTTTTAAGGGTGGCCGATGATAGAGATAAAGCAAAAAATGAAGAAAATAAAGTTAAGGAAAAGCAGGCCTTTGAAATATGTTTAAAAAAAATAGAAGAGCACGGGCTGTCAATGAAACTTATAGATGTTGAATATACATTTGATAATAATAAGGTAATATTTTATTTTACAGCCGATGGAAGAGTGGATTTCAGAGAATTGGTAAAAGATCTTGCCTCTGTATTCAAAACGAGGATCGAGCTCAGGCAGATAGGGGTGAGGGATGAAGCTAAAATGGTCGGCGGCCTCGGGCCATGTGGCAGGCCTCTATGCTGTCGAACATTTCTCGGAGAGTTTGAACCTGTATCTATAAAGATGGCAAAGGAGCAGAATTTGTCTTTGAATCCAACAAAAATATCGGGAATCTGCGGGAGATTGATGTGCTGCTTAAAATACGAACAAGAGACTTACGAATGCATAAGGAAGGTTTTGCCAAAGGTTGGGAGCATTGTAAATACTCCGGCCGGGAAGGGTGAAGTAATAGAAAACAGCGTCGTAAAGGAATGTGTAAAGGTCAAGGTAAAAATGAACAACGATGAGGAAGTAAAGACTTTTCCGATCTGCGCAATATCTATGGTGAAGGGTGAAACTGAAGGCGAAGTTTCCGATGAGAATATCAAAATTGAACAGGGCGATGAAGTAACTCCCGAAGAGATTAAAAATCTTTTTAAAGAATAATTTCATTTGAAAGATGTAAAAAATACTCTAATATTCTCAAAATATAAAAAATGTGTCTGATGCAAATTAATTATCTTTTAATATTGCATGGTTGGTGATAAAATAAAATGTGGACATGTTATGTTCTTGTGATTATTGGAGGTGAAATTATATGGCATATAAAATTACCGATGCTTGTGTAAGCTGTGGAACATGTGAATCGGAGTGCCCGGTAAATGCAATTTCTCAGGGTGATACGAAATATGTAATAGATCCGGATAAATGCATAAGCTGTGGCAATTGTGCTAATGTTTGCCCGGTTGGAGCACCTGAAGAGGAATAAAATAATATTAAAGAAGGCCTTTATTTCAAAGGCTTTTTTTAATATTATTTCAATTTCACTAGAGCATTATGAAAGTTTTGTTAAATCGTATGGAGGAATCATGGAGATTAAGATAAAAGAAAATGAAAGGATAGATGATCTGGAATGCAAGGGCCTTAAGATAATACAGGCTAAAGATGGGTTTTGCTTTGGCATAGATGCGGTACTTCTTGCAAATTTTGCAGTTGTGAAAAGGGGACAGAGAATAATCGACCTGGGCACAGGTACCGGTGTAATACCGATATTGCTCTCAGGTAAAACCGAAGCTTCAGAAATTGTGGGAATTGAGATACAGGAAGATATGGCAGAGATGGCGCAAAGAAGCGTAATGTTAAACGGATTAGCCGATAAAGTGAAAATAATAAACGAAGATCTTAAGAATGCCGTGAATATTTTTGGAAAGGAAAGCTTTAGTATCGTCATCACCAATCCGCCGTATAAACATTTCGGTTCGGGTATTATTAACCCCTTTGATAAGCTTGCGATTTCGAGGCATGAAATAAAGTGCACGCTGGAGGATGTAATATCCGTATCAGCTATGCTTCTTAAGAACAACGGGCACTTTTATATGGTGCATAGACCCGAAAGAATTGTAGATATAATATATTTAATGAGAAATAATAAAATAGAGCCTAAGTCCATAAGGTTCGTGCAGCCTTATGATGATAAAAAGCCCAACCTTATGCTTATAGATGGATTGAAAAATGGTAAGCCGTTTTTAAAATTTTTAGATCCGTTAATAATATATGATAAAAATAAAAATTATACCCGGGAAATAATCGACATATACGGGAGAGATAAATAATGACAGGAAAATTGTTCTTATGCGGTACACCGATTGGAAATCTGGAAGATATAACTGAGAGAGCAAAGCGTATATTAAGTGAAGTGGATTTAATAGCTGCAGAAGATACCAGGCAAACTCTGAAGCTGTTAAATCATTTCGATATAAAGAAGGAACTGGTGAGTTACCATGAACATAACAAGATTGAAAGGGGACCGAAGCTGATTGAAAGTTTAAAAGCAGGGCTTAATATTGCATTAGTTACCGACGCCGGCATGCCGGGAATATCGGATCCGGGAGAGGACATTGTAAGGCTTTGTATCGATGAGGGTATAGGGGTGGAAGTTATACCTGGTCCCACGGCATCCATAACCGCTCTTGTGATATCAGGATTCCCTACAAGAAGATTTATATTTGAAGGTTTTCTTCCTAAAGGCGGCAAGGAGAGAAGGAAAATAATCGAAGAACTTAAAAATGAAACGAGGACGGTTATAGTATATGAAGCACCTCACAGGATAAAGGCAACATTAAAAGAACTTTATGAATGCCTGGGTGATAGGGAAATTGCAATATGCCGCGAATTGACTAAAAAATTCGAAGAGGTAATAAGAACGGGCTTGAAGGATGCATCAAGAATATATGACGACAGGGAGCCAAAGGGGGAGTTTGTTATAGTAATAAAGGGAAAAAGCGTCGAGGATATAGAAAAACAGAACCAAAAAGTATGGGAAAATATATCCGTTGACGATCATATAAATATGTATATTAAAAGGGGTATGAACAAAAAAGATGCCATGAAAAAAGTCGCAAAAGATAGGGGAGTTTCAAAACGCGATATATATAAACAACAATTGACAAGCCGTGACAATTAAAAAAATGGGTCAACCCGATTTATGGATTAACCCATTTTTGATTATCACTCTTCAATTTTTTTCGTCTTTATATCTTCCAGACATTTTCTGCAGATATTCTTGCCCTTATATTGAAGAACATCTCTAGCCTGTCCACAAAATATGCATGCTGGTTCGTATTTCTTTAAAATTATCTGTTCGCCATCTACATATATTTCCAAGGCATCCTTTTCAGCAATGTCCAGAGTTCTCCTTAATTCGATAGGGATAACGACTCTTCCAAGCTCGTCTACCCTTCTTACAATACCTGTTGATTTCATTCTATCTCCTCCTTTTCAGCATATATCGACATCACTACATAAAAATAGTAACAGAACTGCCAATAAAAGTCAATATGTTTTGAAGAAATTTTACATTATTGTATATATTTTTTGTAGTTTAGCAAAAGATGACTGAAAAATAAGAATTTATGGTATGTGATGCATCCAAAGGTACTTCAATTCGCAATTTGAAATCAGGCCTTAGAACTTACAAAACTTGAATCTGGCGAATGAGTGTTCAAAATAACATAAGTTCATATTACGAATCGAAGATCCAAAGGTAAATTGTGTAAGCCTGGATAAAATATATATGATATACTATAATTATATGGGAAACAGTTTTAATTTCAAGCTTAAAGATTATAGAGCATTTTTAATAAGTATTGGAGGATAAAAGATGGATAGGTATCATGAACAATTAACTTCTGCCTATAAAAGTGGGCTTCACGGTTTTTACAGCATTCTTTCTATTTTTCTTGCTTTTTTGTGTTTAGTTACAATATTTAATGTTCCGGTAGCAGGTATAATATTTGGCGGATTGGCGGTACTTTGTTATTTTCTGAAACGCCGTGAGTTTGTAGAATTTGAATATTCTTTTACAAGCGGCGAAATAGATATCGATAAAATAATAGAAGCCAAAAGGAGAAAAAAGGTTATCAATTTTGATATAAATGAAATCATTATGATGGCACCTGTTGGGAGCACTTTTCTGGATGGCACGCCAAAGGGAAAGAAGATTATAGCATATCCTAAAAATACAAAAGAAAGGATATTTGAAATTGTTTTAAACAAAAACGGAGAGGTCAAGGATATTTATTTCATTCCTGATGATGAGTTTGTCACGCTGTGCTTCAGGAGCAATCCTAGAAGTGTTAAGAAAAAGGATTTTGTATAAAAGGGCTTGCGTTTAATATATACCAGTATATACCCGGAACAGCAAAATATTATGTTGGCTGATCGATATTAGCATTTTTACTATGGCAGCATATTATATTACTGTTAATAAATTTCTGGAGGTATATATGTATCCATTTGAATATTACTGCCCATACTTGTGCGGAGAGTGCATGTATGCTGATGACGGCATGTACAGAACTGATGATGACGTATCGGAAAATGCCGAACAAAATGTGAAGGCTGATGCGGAAAATGCTGAAGAGAATAAAGACAGGCAATTTCCGGGAGCTTCACCGCAGGGGGCACCTGGCAAAACGGATGATGCTGCCAGGATATTGAGAATGATCGAAAAAAATAATCCTGC
Above is a genomic segment from Clostridiales bacterium containing:
- a CDS encoding stage 0 sporulation family protein; translated protein: MITVVGVRFKKAGKIYYFDPANIAVKVGDPVIVETARGIEYGEAVLGPKQIGEDEIIAPLKKVLRVADDRDKAKNEENKVKEKQAFEICLKKIEEHGLSMKLIDVEYTFDNNKVIFYFTADGRVDFRELVKDLASVFKTRIELRQIGVRDEAKMVGGLGPCGRPLCCRTFLGEFEPVSIKMAKEQNLSLNPTKISGICGRLMCCLKYEQETYECIRKVLPKVGSIVNTPAGKGEVIENSVVKECVKVKVKMNNDEEVKTFPICAISMVKGETEGEVSDENIKIEQGDEVTPEEIKNLFKE
- a CDS encoding 4Fe-4S binding protein translates to MAYKITDACVSCGTCESECPVNAISQGDTKYVIDPDKCISCGNCANVCPVGAPEEE
- a CDS encoding tRNA1(Val) (adenine(37)-N6)-methyltransferase; translation: MEIKIKENERIDDLECKGLKIIQAKDGFCFGIDAVLLANFAVVKRGQRIIDLGTGTGVIPILLSGKTEASEIVGIEIQEDMAEMAQRSVMLNGLADKVKIINEDLKNAVNIFGKESFSIVITNPPYKHFGSGIINPFDKLAISRHEIKCTLEDVISVSAMLLKNNGHFYMVHRPERIVDIIYLMRNNKIEPKSIRFVQPYDDKKPNLMLIDGLKNGKPFLKFLDPLIIYDKNKNYTREIIDIYGRDK
- the rsmI gene encoding 16S rRNA (cytidine(1402)-2'-O)-methyltransferase, with product MTGKLFLCGTPIGNLEDITERAKRILSEVDLIAAEDTRQTLKLLNHFDIKKELVSYHEHNKIERGPKLIESLKAGLNIALVTDAGMPGISDPGEDIVRLCIDEGIGVEVIPGPTASITALVISGFPTRRFIFEGFLPKGGKERRKIIEELKNETRTVIVYEAPHRIKATLKELYECLGDREIAICRELTKKFEEVIRTGLKDASRIYDDREPKGEFVIVIKGKSVEDIEKQNQKVWENISVDDHINMYIKRGMNKKDAMKKVAKDRGVSKRDIYKQQLTSRDN
- a CDS encoding AbrB/MazE/SpoVT family DNA-binding domain-containing protein, with translation MKSTGIVRRVDELGRVVIPIELRRTLDIAEKDALEIYVDGEQIILKKYEPACIFCGQARDVLQYKGKNICRKCLEDIKTKKIEE
- a CDS encoding DUF6106 family protein translates to MDRYHEQLTSAYKSGLHGFYSILSIFLAFLCLVTIFNVPVAGIIFGGLAVLCYFLKRREFVEFEYSFTSGEIDIDKIIEAKRRKKVINFDINEIIMMAPVGSTFLDGTPKGKKIIAYPKNTKERIFEIVLNKNGEVKDIYFIPDDEFVTLCFRSNPRSVKKKDFV